The genomic region attgaaccagggcatgtgaagcgtctggggtaaaccatggaaaggtctgtggggcctggatgtggaatgggagctgtggtttcggtgcattatacatgacagctagagactgagtgtgaacgaatgtggccatttttgtctgttcctggctctaccttgcttgggtggatgctattttgtgtgtggcgaggtggtgatgggaatggatgaaggcagcaactatgaatatgtctgtgtatgtatatgtatgtatacattgaaatgtatatgtacgtgtgtgggcgtttatgtatacacatgtgtatatactacctcgctaacgcaagagacagcagttaagtataataaataaaatcactGTCGTGTCTAACATATGTCATAAACATATATCACTTTCTTGCGGAGTGGAAGATAACAatttgtaaaggaaaaaaatgttggggagagtaagtgagcttggaaaggagattcaCACTTATTTGAAGAATTACTgggggagattgagtgtagaatagcataatatgagagtaaatgaagaaagatgagtgggtggggaatggaaggtgttaagagaagcagtaatggcatatgcaaaagatacatgtggcatgtgagaggtgggaggtgggcaggttagaaagagtAGTTAATGGTGAATGAAGAGGTAAGGCTGCTAGTGAAAGAAATAAGAGAggtatttgggcagtacttacagaaAAGGAATCCATATGATTGAGAGATGCATAGAAGAAAGCAggaggagttcaagaggaaggtgcagggtttaAAAAAGAGGGCATACTAAAGTTTAGGTGATTAAGTATTAGTAAACTTGGGGGAGTATAAaagggtgttttggaaggaggtataatgtgtgaaatacaagagaacaaatgggaacatcgatgaagggggcaaaaggggaagtgataacgggtagtgatgaagtgaggaggatatggagCTAGTATTTGAGGGGATTGttaaacatgtttgatgatatagtgacgGATgtagtagggtgttttggtcaggatgtcATGCAAAGTGAGTGAGTCattgagagtggtttggtaaagagagaagagttgaaagccttgcatatgatgaaatgcagcaaggcagatggagtatatggtgttgctgttgaatttattaagaaagggagtgactgtgtttttaaggatattcattatatgtatggatcatgataaggtccctgaggatttgcagaatgtatgtgtagtgccattgAGAAGTTTGCTGATATTCCCTCACCCCttgtcatttgccttctttttcatcctctgcaccttcctcttgcccttcTGCTGTCTTTTCTTGTATATCCCCAAATCACTTACATTCATACCCTGCAAATATCCCTgatacaccttttttttctttcactagcaacttagcTTTgttatctcaccactcactaccctttctcacttgtCCATCTCCCACAGACCTTGGCAAAGTGAATGGTAATGTAgttgaattccttaagaaaggGGATGTTGATTGGTAAGTTCAGGTTCAccatatgtatggctcatggtgaggcaccttaggattggcagaattcctGTATAGCCCTTTGTACAGAGGTATAGGGGACAAAAGtttttgttcaaattacagtggtataagttttttAGTGTTGCTTGTAGATTGTAAGGGTGACTGGTGACTAAGAGGCCGGTGGCATGCATAGAGTGTCAGACTAcgaataatgtggtttcaggattGGTGGAGGATGTGCTGCAGATCTGGTGTTTGTCCACTCCCATGTCCTCtttaagttttctccattcaaactcacaccccaactaacctgtctctttccatTGTTAAACTTAATAAGCTTGCTTTTCTTCACGTTTACACTCAGCTTTgatctttcatacactctcccaaactcaagacaccagcttctgcagtttctcacttggatttgtcatcagcaaacaactgactcacctttgTGGtcccacccccaacagactgcatacctgcctcttTCTCTGAGACCCCTGCATTTACCTCTCatcaccccatctgtaaacagattaaaaagccatggaaacgtcacacaccccctgctgcaGCCCCACTTTCACGTGGGATCTCTCATCCACCTTTCTGCCTTCATTCACACCTTACTCACTATGTAAAAACTCCACACACCATTCAGTAGCTTTCCCAGTAacttgccattttacactcaatctctcacacaagcctcttttccaagcttacttaatTTGACCACCCAACTGTCACTCATAACATTTCCCCCTTTCCAGAAACcactataaatcttcacccttgctgcCAACATTAGACGGCATTGTAAAATTATATAACTCGCTGGGTAATGCTTTTTCATACACTGAATGCTAGACTAGCAAAGAAACTCATCTTAGATACATTTCATATCTTTAATGCAATTAGAGTGAAGAGACCAACATAGCTAATGTATATAGTCACAGTGTCAAATCATATCTAAAAAAAAGACTTCTCTTTTTCCAGTAGGTGAACCACAAGTGTTTAAAACATATCCAATGGCAGCCCCTCTTGCCACAGGACCTGCACCTGCTCGTACTTCGGTGGTGCCGAAAGTCTTGCCAGCAGTTAAAGCAACACAAGACCCAGTGAAACGTACTGTGACCCAAGATCAAGGAAAACGTCATGTTTGTGAGATTTGCACAAAATCTTTCTCTCGATCTGACAAGCTCACTCTTCATAGACGCACTCATACAGGGGAAAAACCATATGCTTGCTTTTGTGGTAAGAGATTTGCTCGTAGTGACCATTTAAAGATTCATGCTCTTAAGCACAAGATGAACCCTGAAGTTCGCCATGCAATGTTGCTTGAGGCTAGAAATAATAAACAAATAGGAGCtgtaaaaaatcaagaaaataataCAATTGAAAAACAGCATTTGGAAGCAGCAATCCAGCTGAAAACAGAAGAGAACATTCATGTGAAGGAAGAGCCAGTGGAAGTTACTGATCAGTTCAATGCACCACCTTATGAAGATACCAGCAAGCAGGAGTGTAATGTTTGCCAGAAAGTATTTGGCTCTATTTATAAACTGTCTCGTCACTTACGCactcacactggagagaaacccTATGTGTGCTTCTGTGGAGAGCGTTTTAGCCGTTCAGATGTCCTTCGCATACACCAAAAGTCCAAACACATTCCTTATAGTACAGAAGTTTATCAGCATTCTGGTGGTGAACCAGTGCAACAGATGACACCAGTTGTTCCAAAACCAAAGGTTAAGAAGACTAAACTCATGAAATCAGATGGCATATACACTTGTGAATATTGCGCTAAAGAATTCAAAGCTGGATACAAGCTCACCGTCCATTTAAGGTACCACACTGGGGAGAAACCTTATGTATGTGATTATTGTGGCAAAGCATTTGCAAGGAGGGACCATATGAAAAAGCACAGAAAAATTCATGCcaaatgaatgtaaaactctttaAACCTTTCAGTATTAAAGAGTAAATTTTGTGATTAATGTGAGCACAAACTCAGTCTTGCATAAAATTGTATTAGAAGTAATTTGTTGCAATACATTTGAATTGAAGTCCAGATTAGGTtaataagaaatatttttatagTTTCATATGTAACATAGGAGAAACATAGCAGAAGCCTGATCATACTGAGAGTATCTTGGATCAAAAGTAGGGAACTGTGTATGAAACTTTGTTGTAGATTTTATTAATACATGGAATAAtgtgtgcatgcatacatatacatcttttttaATATGAATTTGCTGTTGCATTTTATAAGTAGTGTTGTTAAAACAAATGTCAATATTTTGATACCATGAAAATTCTTTAATACTTCGTGTTTCTAGTCTTATAAATACAGTGTTTAATCCATAGGTAATGCAACTGTTAATCTGGTAATAAAGATTCAGATCATCAAAATTTCTGGAAAGGTTTGGGAAAAGTGCAAATGAAAGTATATAATTGGTATGGTAGTTATAGTCTTTTGCTGTTTGAAATGTGAAACATACAGACTTTTATGACCCACTTTTAAGCATTTCCTTAGAAGATTTGTCTGATGAATAAGATTCTTCTGAATTATTCTTTATACATAGTttgcatgtttgtttgttttttgcgcAAGAAATGAAGACATGGAAAGTGTAAGCCTGTTATGGTACAAATTCATACTCCTTTGGAAATGAGGACagaggcagctctctctctctctccccccaaacatATTATCTCTGTATAGCAATACCTCCCAGACCCAGGCATTTTGAGTGCCAGATTCTCCATGACCTGAATGTTTGGAGGACTTTTTAGTGTCTGAGTTACAGGAGAAAACATATGTACTAAATCATGTTAAGGATGTTTTGTTCACGTGGATGTGTTTCTTCTCCATCAGAAAACTAAGTCCTGATTAGTTGGTGTGTGCAAATGGGCATCTGATTGTCCAGTAACACTTCTGTTGGCTTTTCCAACATCTCTTATCTCAATCCTCTTGCAtgttttttttcatgaatatctTGAAGTTATTTGAAACAGAGTGAACTTTTCTTGCACTTTACAGTATGACGAGTGCAATGTATTACTTCTATTGtttcatttagattttatcaatgtatctatctttctgtatctctTAATGTCTGTTCCCTTCAAGAACTCCATTAAAGGGATGTCCACAGCATccgagtctccataactggtaatgCTTTGTAGTTTTTAATGCTTCACacttaactggccactggcagaaggcaactctagcaacgtgttttcagaggctcctacctaatgttcctaccagctaCTGCTACTTACTGTCttttaatgttccaacctattatcTCTTCGAAATGCTGCCACCTTATGTCCCTACTTAATTCTACttactggactctctctctctctctctctctctctctctctctctctctctctctctctctctctctctctctctctctctctctctctcacgcacaaagTGTCCCATACCAAAACCATGCCTGACCTCCTCACAAAGAAGGCACCCAGTAAAAGTTTGCACATCCACATGAAGGAAAACATGTAAATTATAAACAAACTAGATAACAAAGTGCCTGTGAAAGACATTTTTAACCAATGTAATACAGGTTTGGTCAGTAGAGTATGACATTCACACTGCCAGAGAGATTTAAGGCCTTTTGGCATTGCCATTAAGCCTTAAGTGAGGCATAATAGATATTGCCCCAATAAAGACAGCCAACAAACAGTTTGAAACCATTGATAAggtagtatatgtgtgtatacatccaGCAAAGGTGTAATGAAGCATTGGTCATATGCATGGAACTGATTTCTGTTGCCACCCAATTTGCTGACGCTAAAGATAATTGTTTTTAGGTTAAAATAAAATACTACATAGTAGAGATACTTTTTATTGAAAATgtttaaacaaatcaaacaaaaagTACTCACATAAGGTATACCCTTTTTGTCTCAGAACTGTACATCATTGCACACCATTTAATCCTGGTTTGGGAGGTATCACTATCGTGTTGAATTCATCCTGTAGAACCTAGTTagtcagccatcaccaacaaagTGTTTTACAAACTTTTTCTGGTCAAAACAAAGAATGTTTTATTGTTACTGATGAGTACTAGTAACATATTTAAGTAATATGCAAGATGAATTGTATACTGATAATGTTAGGTTCTTGTATTATCCAGGCTTACTTTTAAgataactttgaaaaaaaaagttaccaaaTTACAAGATCTCATCATGTTGACAACTGAAAATAGACAttttatttaagaatatattATTGTGTCACATAGCAGCCATTAAATGAGATACTGTTACTAAAGAAACTGGATTTACATACCAGAAAATAGGCATAAATTGCCAAGATGGTACAGTTGAAATTGTAACGCTATAGAAAATACGTATGACAAGACAATAGCTGCAAATTAATTGTCCCATGCCAGTGTGATAGTTGGTCTCAGTTTACATTATATAATGGGAGAATATGGGTTGTTCCAGTATTAGAAAAGGTTTTGAAAGTGATGAATATGAAAAGATCATATTTCCAAGAAAAATTGATTATGCAAGTCTTGCAGTAGTTTTAGGGGGCTGTCAAGAAAATCAGATGTTCAGAGGTAAGCAGCATCCCGTTAGTTCTCCTGTTGTATATTGATTCATATTCAATATTTTCATCAAAGTTATTCATTCTCCATGTGGGGTTAAGTACTTCTCTGATGATGTAGAATTTTCCTTAGTTTGACCCGTTATTGTCTTAAGGTCAGGTACTTTACATAATATTTAAAATTTGCATCAGTATGACAGATGATTCTTTCCTAGAGGGAGCTTTGTAGGTCCACTAAATATGATGTTTTTGCCATTAGTTCAGAATCTTTGTACTAGACATTTCAAAAGACTAACTTTTCAAGTATTTTTAAGAAAGCCAAGTGGCGATTATTACTTTCGAGTCCTAAAAACTGTTATTACTAGTTTCATACTCCTCAGCACCATATAACTGCCAGAAAATGTTATAATACTTTTGTACAATAATAgtaaaagatatgtatatttgcgtataaaTAAgtattttgttaatttttttacATATGCAATTTACATCTTACTCATTATTATGGGTCAAGATTTTTTAATCATTTGTTACTTTATAAAAATTTTTTACCCAACCACAAGACAATATTGAATGTATTGCTACAAGATTTAGGTTGGCTTCCTACATGTTATTGGTCagttcctttttttccccatttcttgtTGATTGAGATTACACTTGGTGACTGTAAGGTAACTAGTGATGGCGTACTTCCATATCACGTGTTTTCATTAATGTACATGCttattgttgaagtgtgtgtcaTTGATGTAGATTTCTTGGGTTGTTGAGTTtcaggaaactgtttacaaatctgtACAAAGATGATTTGTTGTAATGTGTCCCCTTGCCACCACTGTAGCATAAATGGTATTTTTGTTCATGAACACTGTAGCATATATGGTGTATTTGTTCATGGGCATTGTAACATATTAATATGCTATACTGTATTtgtttatgatcattgtatcataTACAGTACACTTGTTTGTGAGGTTTATGGCATACATGCTAGTAGTTTGCCATCACTAGTAATGAAGAATCTAGACTCTGCCATTACGCATTGACCCTGTGAGCAATAGCTAGTCATAAGAATACTCTTTAATTATATGCTCTAGTCATAGATGTATTGTatttatagtgaagatatgatagATATTCCAATCATTCCAGATTTGTATGGTACAAACTCATGAAAGGTGAATAATTCGATAAAGGTTAATCAAGTTCTCTATAGTGCATAAAGGTCTTTTACATATTCCGACAAAACTTTAGTTTAAATTTTGGGCTTTGTAAAGGAAGAGTTATCATTGTGAAGTTCATTGAAATATAATTTCTTTGTCATAGTCAAAAGTTTTGTAAACTTGATGCAGGTAAaagtagtaatgtgtgtgtgcaGTCATGAAGAATATTATTTGTAGGTATGTGAAGTTCTTTTCTCACAAAATgcttaattttttctttccagtgtaTATGTCCCATTTTTTATGCTGCATGCTTTTCTTTGTTTACAGCAGGTTTGCAGATGATTTTGAGGACAACACATTTACTAATTTCCATTTACATGTTCAGATATTTCATAATCATAGCCCTTAAATCTTGTAGTTTTTTAAGTACATTAGGGGATTTATTGCATTGgcctttttatttattctttaagTAACTCCTTAAGTGTTATATCTATGAAAAATTTATGTTGCAAAGAAATGGGAAGTGTAATAGAGTTTTTAATTTCAGTGCTCATAACTTTTAAGTTTCCAGATGATTTTTGGGGGAGGTCAGAGACTTAATACTGCTTGTACTTTTGAGCATTATGTAGAAATTAGTGTTATAAGTTTGATATTGTATAGAATGACATAAATAAACTTTCCTTTTTTCTGATCATGTTTCCATTGTAGTTACTTTTGATGATTGTTTAAGGTATACAAAGGTAACTGTAAGTGAGACAAACTGCAGATATAACAGGAAGCAAACATGGGTACATGTTTCACAGGATTGATACCCTTTCAATAATCATTGCAGTCTTCTGGAGATTGCTGAAGAAAtgtagacaatttttttttttttttttttacaaaggttACCACTGATCAGTTCAGGACATTTGTAATGGAACAGTAACATAATTGTACAATTAGTTAGTAATGTCAAAGCTGTCAAACCACAGGTTATACAAGTAGTGGCTGTAAGTCTATTACAAAAACGTAACTACTGACCATAGCTGAAAGTTGTCAATTAtgtcctttaaaaagaaaaaggttgaaTAAAGTGACTAGCTGTGAGCTCAAGTAGCCCTGCTTGAATGAAGCAGTGTAGTGTGTAATGTCAAAATTC from Panulirus ornatus isolate Po-2019 unplaced genomic scaffold, ASM3632096v1 CTG_496_pilon, whole genome shotgun sequence harbors:
- the LOC139748491 gene encoding zinc finger protein 516-like isoform X3, translated to MASTPSRSVLITKMDGDLGPLTLPQPSTELPDIAQFLSIYMSEEDSLALQEGKQSTAGGQVMQHSVFGVGEAVAAPSRDTDFSIMSLVSHHPTVVGEPQVFKTYPMAAPLATGPAPARTSVVPKVLPAVKATQDPVKRTVTQDQGKRHVCEICTKSFSRSDKLTLHRRTHTGEKPYACFCGKRFARSDHLKIHALKHKMNPEVRHAMLLEARNNKQIGAVKNQENNTIEKQHLEAAIQLKTEENIHVKEEPVEVTDQFNAPPYEDTSKQECNVCQKVFGSIYKLSRHLRTHTGEKPYVCFCGERFSRSDVLRIHQKSKHIPYSTEVYQHSGGEPVQQMTPVVPKPKVKKTKLMKSDGIYTCEYCAKEFKAGYKLTVHLRYHTGEKPYVCDYCGKAFARRDHMKKHRKIHAK
- the LOC139748491 gene encoding zinc finger protein 516-like isoform X1; translated protein: MYIYVFLLNFFIYRSVLITKMDGDLGPLTLPQPSTELPDIAQFLSIYMSEEDSLALQEGKQSTAGGQVMQHSVFGVGEAVAAPSRDTDFSIMSLVSHHPTVVGEPQVFKTYPMAAPLATGPAPARTSVVPKVLPAVKATQDPVKRTVTQDQGKRHVCEICTKSFSRSDKLTLHRRTHTGEKPYACFCGKRFARSDHLKIHALKHKMNPEVRHAMLLEARNNKQIGAVKNQENNTIEKQHLEAAIQLKTEENIHVKEEPVEVTDQFNAPPYEDTSKQECNVCQKVFGSIYKLSRHLRTHTGEKPYVCFCGERFSRSDVLRIHQKSKHIPYSTEVYQHSGGEPVQQMTPVVPKPKVKKTKLMKSDGIYTCEYCAKEFKAGYKLTVHLRYHTGEKPYVCDYCGKAFARRDHMKKHRKIHAK
- the LOC139748491 gene encoding zinc finger protein 516-like isoform X4 — protein: MDGDLGPLTLPQPSTELPDIAQFLSIYMSEEDSLALQEGKQSTAGGQVMQHSVFGVGEAVAAPSRDTDFSIMSLVSHHPTVVGEPQVFKTYPMAAPLATGPAPARTSVVPKVLPAVKATQDPVKRTVTQDQGKRHVCEICTKSFSRSDKLTLHRRTHTGEKPYACFCGKRFARSDHLKIHALKHKMNPEVRHAMLLEARNNKQIGAVKNQENNTIEKQHLEAAIQLKTEENIHVKEEPVEVTDQFNAPPYEDTSKQECNVCQKVFGSIYKLSRHLRTHTGEKPYVCFCGERFSRSDVLRIHQKSKHIPYSTEVYQHSGGEPVQQMTPVVPKPKVKKTKLMKSDGIYTCEYCAKEFKAGYKLTVHLRYHTGEKPYVCDYCGKAFARRDHMKKHRKIHAK
- the LOC139748491 gene encoding zinc finger protein 516-like isoform X2 translates to MYIYVFLLNFFIYRSVLITKMDGDLGPLTLPQPSTELPDIAQFLSIYMSEEDSLALQEGKQSTAGGQVMQHSVFGVGEAVAAPSRDTDFSIMSLVSHHPTVGEPQVFKTYPMAAPLATGPAPARTSVVPKVLPAVKATQDPVKRTVTQDQGKRHVCEICTKSFSRSDKLTLHRRTHTGEKPYACFCGKRFARSDHLKIHALKHKMNPEVRHAMLLEARNNKQIGAVKNQENNTIEKQHLEAAIQLKTEENIHVKEEPVEVTDQFNAPPYEDTSKQECNVCQKVFGSIYKLSRHLRTHTGEKPYVCFCGERFSRSDVLRIHQKSKHIPYSTEVYQHSGGEPVQQMTPVVPKPKVKKTKLMKSDGIYTCEYCAKEFKAGYKLTVHLRYHTGEKPYVCDYCGKAFARRDHMKKHRKIHAK